The following are encoded together in the Mustela nigripes isolate SB6536 chromosome 11, MUSNIG.SB6536, whole genome shotgun sequence genome:
- the CCL26 gene encoding C-C motif chemokine 26, which yields MEGPACSTMKSFPVGFLLLLIFILSVHSGVATRGSDIAKFCCFKYSHKILPWKSVHSYHLTRNSCPQQAVIFTTKKGHKVCAQPKEKWVRRYVSLLRKQQ from the exons ATGGAGGGCCCGGCTTGCAGCACCATGAAGAGCTTTCCTGTtggctttcttcttctcctgatCTTCATTCTCAGTGTCCATTCTGGAGTAGCCACAC GTGGCAGTGATATAGCCAAGTTCTGCTGCTTCAAATACAGCCACAAGATCCTTCCCTGGAAGTCGGTGCATTCCTATCACCTCACCAGGAACAGCTGCCCCCAGCAGGCTGTGAT ATTCACTACCAAAAAAGGCCATAAAGTCTGTGCCCAGCCAAAGGAAAAATGGGTGCGAAGATACGTTTCTTTACTCAGAAAACAGCAGTGA